The following nucleotide sequence is from Vitis vinifera cultivar Pinot Noir 40024 chromosome 14, ASM3070453v1.
AAGGCATCTTAAAAGCCATCTGGCTGTGTGGAATTGGCAAACCTTTGAGCTTTTATGAGAAGTCGATAGTTTCCCTTCACAGTTTTTCATAGTTCTGGGTTTAGTCCTATATCAAGTTGAAGTTTGATCTTTGAAGTCCTGGTACCAAATGTTATACAAATATACTTTTTAGGGGAAAATTCAGGATTTGCAGTGTGAAATAGTAAGTAGTATGTCTACTATTAGATGGTGATTTCTATGTTGTGAACTGAAGGGAGTTTCAAAGTATATCAGATAGTCAGTAAAATGACATCTATCTAATCTCATTCTTTGGGAGAAGCAAATAGTGGTTATAATATGGATTTTCCTGTAAATCCATCAGGTGTTTATGAATTGAACTCTCAAGGAAACATGCATTCTTCACATGAAAGTTTCCCTTAAGTATCTAGTCAATTCATCttgttttcttattcttttaagCTGTCCCATGAAGTATCGGAACCTACCACTCCTTTCTGAGATTTCAATCAGAGAATTGATGATTGATGAAGTTAAGAGGCTTAagagttaaaattaattatggttaCACTTTGTTGCAGTCAGTGGCACCCCTTTATCGCTATGTTCAATattctcaattttcatttttggatcATCATAGTTCTTATATTTGTTCATCTAGTCTTTTCTCTCTGACTTTCCATATTTAACTTCAATGGGAAGACCGAACAATTTTCATCTTCCACCCACTGTTTCTTTCTGTTGTTCTTATTGTATTTTTTGAAGTGTCATTCTTGTTCTTGAATCCTTTTAGTTGAAGCtgatcatttttcatttaccGCATCAGGTAGAGAAGAAGGTGAATGAGGAAGTAAAAACAGTTCCACCAGAGCTAGTTTCTCCATCCAATGAaactgaagaagaaaaacccaaAGCTGAGGCATCTCTGAGTCCAGAAGCTCCATCTAAATCAGAAGAAAAGGAGGAGGATGAGAAGATTGAGCCTTCTTCTATAATCAGAGAGATTGAGAAGACTGGTGAAAGTCCTGTTGTGGATGAAGAAGTAAAACCGGTTGAACAAGAGACACTTTCTTCAGTGAaggaaattgaagaagaaaaatctaTGGTTGAGGAAGAAAAAGCACTTGAACAAGAGACAATTTCTCCATCCAAGGAaactgaagaagaaaaaccaaaggCTGCAGAATCACAAAGTCTAGAAGCTACTTTGCCTGAAGCAGAAGAAAAGATGGAGGATAAGCAGATTGAGCCTTCTCCAGTAATCAAAGAGGTTGAGAAGTCTAGTGATGCTCAGGTTTCAGATGAAGAAGTAAAAACAGTTGAACAAGAGACAATTTATCCATCCAAAGAACCAAAGGCTGGGGAATTGAGAAGTCCTGAAGCTCCTTCTTCTAAATCGGAagaaaaaatggtggatgagCAGATTGAGCCTTCTCTAGAAATCAAAGAAGTTGAGAAGATCGGTGATGCTCTTTCAGGTGAAGACATAAAAACTGTAGAACAAGAGACACTTTCTCCATCCAAGGAAactgaagaagaaaaattgaaggctGAGGAAGTAAAAAAAGTTGAACAGGAGAAAATTTCACCATCCCAGGAAACTGAAGAAGACAAACCAAAGGATGCAGAATCGCAAAGTCCAGAAGCTCCTTCATCTAAACCAGAAGAAAAGATGGTGGATGTGCAGACTGAGACTTCTTCCATAATCAAAGAGGTTGAGAAGACTGATGACACTCCTGTTTTGGATGTTCCAGTTGAAGATAATTCCACAGAAGCAAAAGAATCCTTTCCTGATGCTGACATACCCAGTGCTCCAGAGCCAGTAGTCCAACCAGCAGTTGAGTCAGTTGAAGAACAACCACCAGAGAAACCAGCAGTGGAGTCTATTGAGAAACAGCCAGATGAGAAAACAAAGATTGTTGGCAGTGCTGAATCATCAGTTGAAGCCATTAAGGAAACAGAGGAGCCAGTGGAAGTTTTTCCTGTCAAAGAATCAGAAGCAGTAGTAAAAGAAAGAGAGGATTCGGAGAGTGGGTCcataaaagtagaaaaacaagaACCGGCAGTTCCTGAAGTGGAGGAAAAGCCACAAGAAGAACCTGAAGCTACTGAAAAAGTCAACACAGAATCTGAGATTGAGCATAAAGAAAGCGCTGAAATTGAAATAGTCAAAGATAAAGAGACTTTGGCTGATAAGGTTGAGGATACCATAGTCTTGAAGGAGGAGGAAACCAAGAAAGATCAGGAGCCTTTTCCATCTGCAACTGCAGACCAACTTGTTCTAATTAATCAGGAAGTTCAAGCTGATCCAAAAGGAGATGGATGGGAAACCTCTCTTCCTCGTGTTTCAGAAAAGGAAGTCAAGGAGTTGGAAAAGATTAAAGAGGATGAAGCAAACTATGTGAAAactgaaaatgagaatgaagagCATGTGAGTACCAAGGAGTTGACCCAGCCAGAAATACTGAAAGTTGAGGAAGTGAGCAATTCCATTTCTAACGCTGAGGTTACTGAAAAATTGTTGGAAGGGGAGAACGTGAACACTGAAGAAGATGACAAAGATAATGTGATTATATCAACCCAGCCAGAAACAAAGACAATCGAGGATGCTAGTAGTTCCCTTGCTGCTACTGAGGTTACTGAAAAATTGTTTGAGGGAGAGAATACTAGCAGAGATGTTGAGCTGTTTTctgaaaacaagaaagaagagCTGACATCAGTGGAAACTGACAAAGATGGGGAGTTGGAAGGAAAACTGGATGAAGTCACTACTGCTGATATTGTTAAGCCAACTACAGAGCCTCCAGAGACTGAATTGGAAGTGAAAGGAGAGTCCCAGGAGACTGAATTAGAACTGAAAGAAGAGGAAACTGCAAAAGCCAGTAAAGAAGTTAATGAGGCTGCAAAATCCGATGTTCCACTGGAGTCTGCCAAGGATGGGGTCGATGAAAAAACTACCCAGGACCTGCCAAAGCAAGAAGTTTCAGCCAAGCCAGCTCAAAAGCAATCAAATAACATAATATCAAAGGTGAAACAGTCTCTTGTGAAGGCGAAGAAAGCTATAACTGGAAAATCTTCAAGATCAACCCAGCGTGATATCAAAATCAGTAGCGTTTGAAGTCATAAACTTTGCAGAGATTTATATGGACGCATTGTTCCTTCCATCATTTTCATGAAAATATAGCATAATAGTGGTTTGCATCAGCGTTGCTGTTTTCTGTTAGTCTTTGGCTTGTCGGTGTGATGATAGCAAAGGTGTGTACATAGTTGAACAACACGCTCCGCTCCATCTTGTAAAAACTACGTACTTCTTCTCTTTCACTTTATTCTTTTTAGTTGTATGCATTGTTTGCTTGTTGGTGATTGATTGTTGTCAATAATGGTCGTTGGATCAAACGTTTCAATTTTTAAGATGATGTATAGATTTGTGTTGTGGTTGTGATTAATGTTTATCAGCACTGTCATTACTATTCTTCTGCATTTCACTTGATAAGATAATTTTGATTCTTCCAATTAGATTTTGCTTCAGGGCAAATCAAGTGTACTGTACTAAATTTGCTAGTGCTCAACTCAACAAGCCTTATTTCAACTACATAGAATCAGCTAGATGAATCCATTTTCTTAAATCAGCTAGATCATCATGTCTCTTCTCACAGATCAAACTTCATTGGTTTTAACCTTTCATTTCTCTTTGTAGTCCCTTCAACTTGAACCAATTACTTTCATACCAGTACAATCATTAAATTTGGGCAACATATTGAttgttaggaaaaaaaaaaaaaaagaagtcagTGACTGAAGCAGAGTTCATTTCCTAATTAttccaaatatgaaaattttatgttatagAACTCGATGGTTTGTAGAATATGATTACTGTTAACATCAATCCGGGTTTTGCAGGAAAAAGAAATCCTATACAATACTAACAAGCTTCATACCCCACTAAAACGACACAATGGGTCAAGAAATCCATGATTAAGCAAGTAGAAAGCAGCCTTAAAgttgcatttttcttttgaaaaggTGTGGGTACAGGGTACCTCAATGATGGAAGGGAGGCCAGTGATTCATGGGTAGGGAGGATTAGGACGTTTAAAACCATTATTGCCCACACGTGGACTCATGGTAGAGGAGTCATGATGGATTGATTGGATACCCAGAAGGAATTAAGATGAAATTTCATGGCTGTAATGCTGTCACCAGGAGCTAAACAGAGAATACAACCTAAATCAAGCATTTGATGTGAACGGTACTTCACCAAATCCAATATCTAACTTCAGAGCAAACTATTCTTACCTAGTTTGTCCATATCATAAACACATCCACAAATATTAAGAACCACTAAACACCATCAAATGCATAAGTTATAGGAATAGATGAAGCTGTTCTAATACCCACAacatggagagagagagagagagagagagatgatttGCTTGCCAAAACTatgatttcattaatttaaagaattattaacACAGGTCTTAAACACATTTGAATACATGTTCTAAGAAGTTCAACTCTTTTGACATTGGAATAACTGGGTGGGCACGGAAGTGAATGTAcaaatgcaagagaaaggtTCAACTCTGAAACTCTTCATCGTACCAAAATCTGTGCAGTTTTTAGTCTTTAGTGTCCTGAAACTAATATTCTGATCGTCATTGTCAGGGTTCCACCTCACTCTGCAACTCCAAGGAACGTTTTTCTCAATAATTGAATGAGATTTGCCCAGATCTCTGACaaacaattataagattcaATCTCCATAGGCTGCAAAACTGATTCCTCT
It contains:
- the LOC104881374 gene encoding uncharacterized protein LOC104881374, encoding MATETVISDHTATNEVEKKVNEEVKTVPPELVSPSNETEEEKPKAEASLSPEAPSKSEEKEEDEKIEPSSIIREIEKTGESPVVDEEVKPVEQETLSSVKEIEEEKSMVEEEKALEQETISPSKETEEEKPKAAESQSLEATLPEAEEKMEDKQIEPSPVIKEVEKSSDAQVSDEEVKTVEQETIYPSKEPKAGELRSPEAPSSKSEEKMVDEQIEPSLEIKEVEKIGDALSGEDIKTVEQETLSPSKETEEEKLKAEEVKKVEQEKISPSQETEEDKPKDAESQSPEAPSSKPEEKMVDVQTETSSIIKEVEKTDDTPVLDVPVEDNSTEAKESFPDADIPSAPEPVVQPAVESVEEQPPEKPAVESIEKQPDEKTKIVGSAESSVEAIKETEEPVEVFPVKESEAVVKEREDSESGSIKVEKQEPAVPEVEEKPQEEPEATEKVNTESEIEHKESAEIEIVKDKETLADKVEDTIVLKEEETKKDQEPFPSATADQLVLINQEVQADPKGDGWETSLPRVSEKEVKELEKIKEDEANYVKTENENEEHVSTKELTQPEILKVEEVSNSISNAEVTEKLLEGENVNTEEDDKDNVIISTQPETKTIEDASSSLAATEVTEKLFEGENTSRDVELFSENKKEELTSVETDKDGELEGKLDEVTTADIVKPTTEPPETELEVKGESQETELELKEEETAKASKEVNEAAKSDVPLESAKDGVDEKTTQDLPKQEVSAKPAQKQSNNIISKVKQSLVKAKKAITGKSSRSTQRDIKISSV